In Ostrinia nubilalis chromosome 12, ilOstNubi1.1, whole genome shotgun sequence, one DNA window encodes the following:
- the LOC135076946 gene encoding acyl-CoA Delta-9 desaturase-like, whose protein sequence is MAASDIHTESPCVANGEANGKSCEANGKSGSELTVQYIGTDFKYKHEIVWKNAIGFLILHLLALWGLFIVFTGGVQFRTFLWTVFIANFASEGVTIGAHRLYTHRSFKASPPLRAMLLIMQTMAGQNSMFIWCRDHRLHHRYSDTDADPHNAKRGFFFSHIGWLMTKKHPYVIELGKRIDLSDLQADWMVMFQKKYYYPLYILFAIYIPVAVPVYYFNEPWLESFLVCYFMRYVLQLNGTWLVNSAAHLYGTRPYDKNLQPVESWFVSFISQGEGWHNYHHAFPWDYKAAELSTLFNWSARYIEFFEMVGLASDLKKASPEMIKNRINRAGDGTHFELGSEEAKCSVKALGLLHPLNPSFTTTFPDPEATLRLEGLPLYHEKDILDCSNVTVRRYIGSAK, encoded by the exons ATGGCAGCTTCTGACATCCACACAGAGAGCCCTTGTGTGGCAAATGGTGAGGCAAATGGAAAATCGTGTGAGGCAAATGGAAAATCAGGCTCTGAACTCACCGTTCAGTATATTGGAACGGATTTTAAATATAAGCACGAGATAGTTTGGAAAAATGCCATCGGTTTCTTGATACTGCATTTGCTAGCTCTCTGGGGACTGTTCATCGTTTTTACTGGTGGAGTACAGTTCAGGACTTTCTTATGGA CTGTCTTCATCGCGAATTTTGCCAGTGAAGGTGTGACCATTGGAGCCCACCGGTTGTACACACACAGATCCTTCAAAGCCTCCCCACCTCTTAGGGCTATGCTGCTCATCATGCAAACTATGGCTGGCCAG AATTCCATGTTCATCTGGTGCCGCGACCACCGCCTCCACCACCGCTACTCAGACACGGACGCCGACCCTCACAACGCGAAGCGAGGCTTCTTCTTCAGCCACATCGGATGGCTGATGACCAAGAAGCATCCGTACGTCATCGAGCTCGGCAAGAGGATTGACTTGAGCGACCTGCAAGCTGACTGGATGGTCATGTTCCAGAAAAA ATACTACTACCCCTTGTACATACTATTCGCTATATACATACCCGTGGCAGTTCCCGTGTACTACTTCAACGAGCCATGGCTGGAGTCATTTCTGGTGTGCTACTTCATGAGGTACGTCCTCCAACTGAATGGTACTTGGTTGGTCAACAGCGCCGCCCATCTGTATGGCACCAGGCCGTATGACAA GAATCTCCAGCCAGTAGAGTCTTGGTTTGTCTCATTCATCTCACAAGGTGAAGGGTGGCACAACTACCACCATGCATTCCCATGGGACTACAAAGCGGCGGAACTGTCAACGCTTTTCAACTGGTCTGCCAGGTACATCGAGTTCTTCGAGATGGTTGGGCTTGCTTCTGACTTGAAGAAAGCGTCTCCAGAAATG ATCAAAAACAGAATCAACCGGGCTGGTGACGGGACCCACTTCGAACTCGGTAGTGAAGAGGCAAAATGTTCAGTCAAGGCGCTAGGTCTGTTGCACCCATTGAACCCTAGTTTCACGACTACCTTCCCAGATCCCGAAGCTACTTTGAGGCTTGAAGGCCTTCCACTTTACCATGAAAAAGATATTTTAGACTGTAGCAATGTAACAGTAAGAAGATATATTGGATCTGCCAAGTAA
- the LOC135076950 gene encoding tetraspanin-5 isoform X2 — translation MPSMRKYRRDTSEVSCCLKYVIFGVNVLFWFLGLIVLAVGVWAWTEKDTFNNLSRLTNIALDPAFILICVGTITFIIGFTGCVGALRENTCLLACYAVFLALLLLAEMTTGILFFVFKDWIKQQATSGFQTFIAHYREDPDQQNLIDWIQEDWLQCCGVEGPSDWDRNAYFNCSSGAVGSREACGVPFSCCRSKPQDIIRNKQCGYDVRKRTYQVSERVIHERGCLAAGEDWLQRNFVPVAAVILGPLALKVLQNFDVAKIIYDKGCLEAAEEWFDHNLLIVATSAVCTAFAQILGICFAQNLRADIFAQKAKWH, via the exons atgcctagcatGAGAAAGTATCGAAGGGACACCAGCGAAGTCAGCTGTTGTTTGAAATATGTTATATTTGGTGTAAATGTATTGTTCTGG TTCCTTGGTTTAATCGTACTGGCCGTCGGAGTGTGGGCGTGGACTGAGAAGGACACCTTCAACAATCTCTCCCGACTTACTAATATAGCACTCGATCCTGCTTTTATATTAATATGCGTTG gGACGATAACATTCATAATTGGCTTCACTGGTTGCGTGGGCGCGTTGCGTGAGAACACATGCTTACTGGCCTGT TATGCAGTATTCCTTGCTCTATTGCTGCTGGCGGAAATGACAACGGGAATACTGTTCTTTGTTTTTAAAGATTGG ATCAAACAACAAGCTACAAGTGGTTTCCAAACGTTTATCGCGCACTACAGAGAAGATCCTGATCAGCAGAACCTGATAGACTGGATTCAGGAAGATTGG TTACAATGCTGCGGCGTAGAGGGTCCTTCGGACTGGGACCGCAACGCCTACTTCAACTGTTCGAGCGGAGCCGTCGGCTCGAGAGAGGCTTGCGGCGTTCCCTTCAGCTGTTGTAGGAGCAAACCGCAGGACATCATCAGGAATAAGCAGTGCGGGTATGACGTTAGGAAGCGGACTTAT CAAGTAAGCGAGCGCGTGATTCACGAACGAGGCTGCCTAGCGGCGGGAGAAGATTGGCTCCAAAGGAATTTCGTCCCTGTCGCCGCGGTCATTCTGGGCCCGCTGGCTTTGAAGGTTTTACAA aacTTTGACGTAGCTAAGATAATATATGACAAGGGCTGCTTAGAGGCCGCCGAGGAGTGGTTTGACCACAACCTGTTGATTGTAGCCACATCCGCTGTTTGTACTGCTTTTGCACAA ATATTGGGAATATGCTTCGCTCAAAATCTGCGCGCTGACATCTTCGCGCAGAAAGCGAAATGGCACTGA
- the LOC135076950 gene encoding tetraspanin-5 isoform X1 produces MPSMRKYRRDTSEVSCCLKYVIFGVNVLFWFLGLIVLAVGVWAWTEKDTFNNLSRLTNIALDPAFILICVGTITFIIGFTGCVGALRENTCLLACYAVFLALLLLAEMTTGILFFVFKDWIKQQATSGFQTFIAHYREDPDQQNLIDWIQEDWLQCCGVEGPSDWDRNAYFNCSSGAVGSREACGVPFSCCRSKPQDIIRNKQCGYDVRKRTYNFDVAKIIYDKGCLEAAEEWFDHNLLIVATSAVCTAFAQILGICFAQNLRADIFAQKAKWH; encoded by the exons atgcctagcatGAGAAAGTATCGAAGGGACACCAGCGAAGTCAGCTGTTGTTTGAAATATGTTATATTTGGTGTAAATGTATTGTTCTGG TTCCTTGGTTTAATCGTACTGGCCGTCGGAGTGTGGGCGTGGACTGAGAAGGACACCTTCAACAATCTCTCCCGACTTACTAATATAGCACTCGATCCTGCTTTTATATTAATATGCGTTG gGACGATAACATTCATAATTGGCTTCACTGGTTGCGTGGGCGCGTTGCGTGAGAACACATGCTTACTGGCCTGT TATGCAGTATTCCTTGCTCTATTGCTGCTGGCGGAAATGACAACGGGAATACTGTTCTTTGTTTTTAAAGATTGG ATCAAACAACAAGCTACAAGTGGTTTCCAAACGTTTATCGCGCACTACAGAGAAGATCCTGATCAGCAGAACCTGATAGACTGGATTCAGGAAGATTGG TTACAATGCTGCGGCGTAGAGGGTCCTTCGGACTGGGACCGCAACGCCTACTTCAACTGTTCGAGCGGAGCCGTCGGCTCGAGAGAGGCTTGCGGCGTTCCCTTCAGCTGTTGTAGGAGCAAACCGCAGGACATCATCAGGAATAAGCAGTGCGGGTATGACGTTAGGAAGCGGACTTAT aacTTTGACGTAGCTAAGATAATATATGACAAGGGCTGCTTAGAGGCCGCCGAGGAGTGGTTTGACCACAACCTGTTGATTGTAGCCACATCCGCTGTTTGTACTGCTTTTGCACAA ATATTGGGAATATGCTTCGCTCAAAATCTGCGCGCTGACATCTTCGCGCAGAAAGCGAAATGGCACTGA
- the LOC135076948 gene encoding clotting factor G beta subunit-like — MLGPKLHCGGAIITDMHILTAGHCITFGVHFRDLAVYVGMHDRLDNSFVTLRVTNGVKHPQFTSNAVRDINDIAVLTLNKKLRFSDKVRPICLPSEDMDFHNLPLTVAGWGKTRQGALTSSRYLLETKVQIVDTERCRKSSIYRDNLVPDTMMCAYSLGKDACQGDSGGPLFSTNRKTHNKKWYQVGIVSWGIDCAMPDYPECGKPSDTVVSMRIVGGRRAAPHSHPWTVAILKNNRMHCGGAIITNKHVLSAGHCFKWDNFKTMQVLIGLDNLDNLNNVAHRNISDVVIHEGFTSTAVRDENDIAVATLNEPVEFGQTIVPICLPTPGQEFASRVGTIVGWGRMGVEKSSSKFLLKALLRILSDQECMESQLKQHLKPTMMCAFSKGKDGCQGDSGGPLLVFENSGRYVQAGVVSWGIGCADPRYPGVYTKVSNYIDWIRQHSKDAITCD, encoded by the exons ATGCTGGGGCCGAAGCTGCACTGCGGAGGGGCAATCATAACAGACATGCACATCCTCACCGCTGGACACTGCATCACTTTCGG GGTACACTTCCGCGACTTAGCGGTCTACGTGGGCATGCACGACCGCCTTGACAACTCCTTCGTTACCCTCCGCGTGACCAACGGCGTAAAGCACCCTCAGTTCACGTCGAATGCTGTCCGGGACATCAACGACATAGCTGTGCTGACGCTCAACAAGAAACTCCGGTTCTCTGACAAGGTCCGGCCCATCTGCTTGCCGAGTGAAG ACATGGACTTCCACAATCTGCCACTAACCGTCGCTGGCTGGGGTAAGACCCGGCAAGGAGCGTTGACATCCTCAAGGTACCTTCTGGAGACGAAAGTGCAGATCGTTGACACTGAGAGATGTCGGAAGTCATCGATATACAGGGACAACCTGGTTCCAGATACTATGATGTGCGCTTACAGCCTTGGAAAGGATGCTTGCCAG GGTGACAGTGGAGGACCACTTTTCTCAACGAATCGGAAAACTCACAATAAGAAATGGTATCAAGTTG GTATCGTCTCATGGGGAATCGATTGTGCAATGCCAGACTACCCGG AATGTGGCAAGCCTTCAGACACAGTGGTATCCATGCGGATCGTGGGCGGTCGCCGAGCGGCACCCCACTCCCACCCGTGGACGGTGGCCATCTTGAAGAATAATCGGATGCACTGCGGCGGCGCCATCATCACTAACAAGCACGTGCTTAGCGCGGGACATTGCTTCAAGTG GGACAACTTCAAAACCATGCAAGTCCTGATCGGGCTGGACAACCTTGACAATCTCAACAACGTGGCGCACCGCAACATATCTGACGTGGTCATCCACGAAGGGTTCACGTCAACTGCGGTACGCGACGAGAACGACATCGCAGTAGCCACCCTGAACGAACCGGTGGAGTTCGGACAAACTATTGTGCCGATTTGCCTGCCAACGCCAG GTCAAGAATTTGCATCAAGAGTCGGCACAATCGTAGGCTGGGGAAGAATGGGAGTCGAGAAATCTTCTTCAAAGTTTCTTCTCAAAGCGCTGCTCCGTATTCTCTCAGACCAAGAGTGTATGGAGTCGCAACTCAAGCAGCATCTTAAGCCCACAATGATGTGCGCTTTCTCTAAAGGAAAAGACGGCTGCCAG GGAGATAGCGGAGGCCCACTGCTGGTCTTCGAAAACAGTGGTCGTTATGTACAAGCAG GCGTTGTGTCTTGGGGTATTGGCTGTGCTGATCCTAGGTACCCTG GAGTTTACACAAAAGTCAGCAATTATATTGATTGGATACGGCAGCACTCAAAAGACGCGATTACTTGCGACtag